Proteins co-encoded in one Actinomadura luteofluorescens genomic window:
- a CDS encoding cytochrome P450, whose amino-acid sequence MALDAAPEKSAPARIPHPLDSDADGVNRPGLHKNARYHEIRETGTGVAEVRRHDGGTAKLVTRYHDVEQVLRNQEVFSREAALDADAVDLEGTMLGLDLEDHAAVRGAVKDWFSPQATERLRRTARERAAAQLTAMLAGKEPADLVTAFALPFSLDLICDMMGLPQEDRLRFHAWGDAFLGTSAQTRVDAAEAQMAMVGYLSGLVEERRRDPSEDLLSRVAVGAADLPFDRQVKLPLTLVLGGWETVASSIGTQIHVLLTHPYEDHETAYGYLSAHPEAVPGAVTELERLFSTTAADDLPRRVTREVTLPSGERLRPGDLVIPSHDAANCDPRVFTDPHRMDFGRTPNRHLSFGYGPHHCIGRHLGHMEVETAVALLTRELPSLRLAVPSDEITRKPGHVINGPSALPVAWSAPAD is encoded by the coding sequence ATGGCCCTCGACGCCGCCCCGGAGAAGTCCGCACCCGCCCGCATCCCGCATCCGCTGGACAGCGACGCCGACGGCGTCAACAGGCCGGGGCTGCACAAGAACGCGCGCTACCACGAGATCCGCGAGACCGGCACCGGAGTCGCCGAGGTGCGGCGCCACGACGGCGGAACGGCCAAGCTCGTCACCCGCTACCACGACGTCGAGCAGGTGCTGCGCAACCAGGAGGTGTTCTCCAGGGAGGCCGCCCTGGACGCCGACGCCGTCGACCTCGAAGGCACGATGCTGGGGCTCGACCTGGAGGACCACGCGGCCGTCCGCGGCGCCGTCAAGGACTGGTTCTCGCCACAGGCCACCGAGCGGCTGCGGCGCACGGCGCGGGAGCGGGCCGCCGCGCAGCTGACGGCGATGCTCGCGGGCAAGGAGCCCGCCGACCTCGTCACCGCCTTCGCGCTGCCGTTCTCGCTCGACCTGATCTGCGACATGATGGGCCTCCCGCAGGAGGACCGGCTGCGCTTCCACGCGTGGGGCGACGCGTTCCTCGGCACCAGCGCCCAGACCCGCGTCGACGCGGCCGAGGCGCAGATGGCGATGGTCGGCTACCTGAGCGGCCTGGTGGAGGAGCGGCGGCGCGACCCGTCCGAGGACCTGCTGTCCCGGGTCGCCGTGGGCGCCGCGGACCTGCCGTTCGACCGCCAGGTCAAGCTGCCGCTGACGCTGGTGCTCGGAGGCTGGGAGACGGTGGCGAGCAGCATCGGCACGCAGATCCACGTCCTGCTCACCCACCCCTACGAGGACCACGAGACCGCGTACGGCTACCTCAGCGCCCATCCCGAGGCCGTCCCCGGCGCCGTCACCGAGCTGGAGCGCCTGTTCTCCACGACCGCGGCGGACGACCTGCCGCGCCGGGTCACCCGCGAGGTGACGCTGCCGAGCGGTGAGCGGCTGCGGCCCGGGGACCTGGTCATCCCGTCCCACGACGCCGCGAACTGCGACCCGCGCGTGTTCACCGACCCGCACCGCATGGACTTCGGCCGCACGCCGAACCGGCACCTGTCCTTCGGCTACGGGCCGCACCACTGCATCGGGCGCCATCTCGGGCACATGGAGGTGGAGACGGCCGTGGCGCTGCTCACCCGCGAGCTGCCGTCCCTGCGGCTGGCGGTGCCGTCGGACGAGATCACCCGCAAGCCGGGCCACGTCATCAACGGCCCCTCCGCCCTCCCCGTCGCCTGGAGCGCGCCCGCGGACTGA